The proteins below come from a single Oerskovia jenensis genomic window:
- a CDS encoding YciI family protein, which yields MPIFAVTYTYADKPAVLDEFRPEHRAFLRGLLDEGTLLASGPLAQDAANPAGALLLVDAPDEASAARTLDADPFAREGVITRRTVRPWAPVIGPWADRA from the coding sequence ATGCCGATCTTCGCCGTGACCTACACCTACGCCGACAAGCCCGCCGTCCTGGACGAGTTCCGCCCCGAGCACCGCGCCTTCCTGCGCGGCCTGCTCGACGAGGGCACGCTGCTCGCCTCCGGACCCCTCGCCCAGGACGCGGCGAACCCTGCCGGCGCCCTCCTGCTCGTCGACGCACCGGACGAGGCGTCGGCCGCGCGGACGCTCGACGCCGACCCGTTCGCCCGGGAGGGCGTCATCACGCGTCGGACCGTCCGACCGTGGGCGCCCGTGATCGGACCGTGGGCGGACCGCGCCTGA